Genomic window (Flavobacterium oreochromis):
CATCTTGGTTCCTTCTACAAATGGATTTACTATAAACTTCTCTGCCGTTAATTCGGGTTTGTTTAAATAACCTCGCGATAAGCCTGATCCAGCCACATATAACTTTCCTGTTACGCCAATTGGAACCACCTTCTTGTCTTGATCTAAAATGTAAACTTGGGTGTTGGAAATGGGGCGACCGATGGGAAGAGTAACATAGTCTCTATCCATAACTTTGTAATATGTACTATATGTGGTATCTTCCGATGGACCATATAAATTATAAACTGATAATTTAAATAAAGGTAATTTGTTTGTTAAATCTACTGGAATAGGCTCGCCTGCCATATTTAAAATACTTACGCCTTCTAAACTAATTTTATCTGTTAATAATTTATTAACTACTGATGGAACTGTATTAATAAGAATACTTTCTTCTGTATTCACATAATCTTTTATACTCAATCCATTTTTAAGAATTCTTACTTTCTTGCCAATTGATAAACTATAGAACATTTCGTAAATAGACAAATCAAAACAATATGAAGTAGCTGAATAGACTACATTAAATTGAGTATTATCAAATTCTTGTTTGCTCCAATTAATCAACTCAACAGCACTTCTATTCTCAATCATCACCCCTTTAGGCTGTCCTGTCGTCCCAGAAGTATAAATTACATAAGCTAGACTATCTGGTTTACTGATGATTTCTAAATTAGAATTATCGTAATTGTTTTTAACGTTATTGAATTCTAACAAAAACTCTTCAGTGATGGTAACTTTTGCTTGCGTATCTTGTTCTATATAATCAATACGATCTTGTGGGTATGCTGGATCAATAGGGACATACGCTGCTCCTGATTTTAATATTCCTAGGATAGCCACAATCATCTTCTCGCTTCTTTCTAGCTTAATCGCTATTAAGTCATCAGGTTGTATTTGATAATTTTCTCTTAGATATGCTCCTAATTGATTGGCTTGTTCATTAAGTTCTTGGTAGGTTAACTCTACATTCTCAAAAACAACCGCTACATTATCAGGTGTTTTAAGCACTTGTTCTTCAAACAACTCAACAATCGTTTTATCCTTTGGATAATCTACCTTGGTATCGTTAAAGTCATATACTAATTGATGACGTTCCTCATCTGTAGTAATTTCAATTTCAGAAATTAGCTGATCTGTATTTTTAGCTACTTTCTCAAGAATATTGCTAAAATGTGCTATTAAGTTCTTTATAAAGAATTCCTCATAAATGTCAGAATCATAATTAAGTTCAAGATTTAATTTGTCTTCTTCTAGATGAAAACTAAACGTTAAATCAAATTTACTTGTTTCATCTTGTGGGATGATTTTCTTTATGGTTGTATTTTCAAGAGCAATTACACCAGAATCGGACTTCTCTTGTAAAGAAATCATAACATCAAATAATGGATTTCTTGAAGAATCGTATGGGAATTTTAAATTTGAAACTAATTCATCAAAAGGATATTCTTGGTGTTTGTATGCTTCTAGTAATTGAGTCTTATTGGATTGCAATAAACTTAAAAATGACTGATTCTTTTCAACTTTTGTTCGTAAAGCTAAAGTATTAGCATAAAAACCTATTTGATTTTCTAATTCTTGTAATTCCCTATTTGCAATAGGAGTTCCTATAATTATGTCTTTTTGATTGGTATATTTAAATAGTAATACATCCACTAGAGTCTTTAGCCCCATGAATAAAGTGGCGTGATTATCTTGACATACTTTTTGAAATTTTGATAAACTAGAAGATGAAAATTGAGTCAAAATTGTACTACCGTTTCCATTTTTCACCTTAGGTCTAGGTTTAAAAGAAGGTAATTGTAGCACAGGAATTTCCTCAGAAAAAACAGCCAGCCAGTACTCTTTATCCTCTTTTAATCCATTAGAACCTATTCTATTTTGTTGCCAAACAGCGTAATCTTTGTATTGAATTGATAATCCATCTAAATGATGTGAATTTTCATTATTGTAAATAGCAAAGAAATCTTTAGCAAAAACTTCTAACGACCATCCATCACTAATAATGTGATGCATTATAATTAATAAGATATGCTTATCATCAGATTCTTTAAATACATTTGCTTTAAATAATAGATCTTTAGATAAATCAAAAGGAGTATTAATTATTTCTTCGATAGATTTCTGTATTTCTTCAGGTTTTTCAGAATCTTTGGTTATTAAATTAAATAAATCATCGGTATAATGCTGTATTACTTGCACAGGATTACCTTGAGAATCAATGCTAAATTTTGTTCTTAAAGACTCGTGTCTTTTTAATAGAAATTGCAACGCTTTTTGTAACTTATCTAATGAAAAACTCCCTTCTATTTCAAATACCATAGGAATATGGTAGGCTACATTATCAGGGTTCATTTGATGTAGTAACCACATTCTTTTTGTGTGGAAGAAAGCGGATAAAACTCATTTTCTGCTACTTTAGTAATTATAGGTTTTACATTAAAATCCTTCAAAAAGTTAATTAATTCAACCTTTTTACCTCTAATTTCTTCTAAAATTTCGGTAGTAATAACTCCTTTAGGTGCTTGTATATCAAGATTCTCTCCTTTAAGCCCGATTTTTATATCAAGAGAATTTAATTTTTCTAATAACTGATTCATGAGATTATTATAAAAGCATTATTTAGTTTCCTGTTCTATTTCTTTCTTCTTCGTTACCTACAGGTCTTTTTACAGATTTGAGTTTTTGATTTCCAATTTTATAACTTATATTCAACTGTATATATTGATTGTCTGAATAATAAATACCATTCTGATGAATACTATTAAAATAAGAATTCACATCAATCTTATCGCTTTTAAATAAATCATTAGCTTTTAGAGTAATTTTAAGAGGGTGATTTTTCAATGAATATTGTAATGACATTGATAAATTACTCATTGATGCAATATTATAAAACTTACCATCAACTCCTTTTGAACTGTACCAAAAGTTAATATTATACACCCAAGATTTATTTTTATCAATTATGAAGTCATTATTGGTTGAAAATCGGCTATTCCATCCGGTCTGAGACCTATCAATTAGGGAAATAAACGATTTTGATTGTACATAATTTATGTCTAAACTATTGGTAGAAGTCCACCACTTATATTTTTCAAAAATGTAACTTTCTGAAAATCCAATTCTACTGGTTTTAACATAATTTTTATTTGTAAAAACTATATCTTTTGTAAAAGAATTAGGAATAGAAACTTGTCCATAAAGATTATCTTCGTAAGCAAAATAAATCTTACTTTCAAGTGTTTTATAATTATATACAAAGTCAATATTATCAATAAAAGCAGGTAGTAGAAAAGGATTTCCTCCAATTTTTTGAAAAGGACTCACGTACCATTCATTAGGATTTAATTCCATAAAAGTGGGTCTTTCTATTCTTCTGCTATAATTTAAAGAAAACGTACTGTTTTCAGAATAACTATAATTTACATTCAAACTAGGAAATAATTTTGCATAATCAGATTTGAATTTTGTATTTAAACTATTTGAATTATTTTCCAAAATAGTGGATTCATACCTTAAACCTAACTGAGTTTCCCATTTTTCATTAAATTTTTATT
Coding sequences:
- a CDS encoding TubC N-terminal docking domain-related protein; amino-acid sequence: MNQLLEKLNSLDIKIGLKGENLDIQAPKGVITTEILEEIRGKKVELINFLKDFNVKPIITKVAENEFYPLSSTQKECGYYIK